Proteins from one Microcoleus sp. FACHB-672 genomic window:
- a CDS encoding fused MFS/spermidine synthase, which produces MLILFSLTLFVSAFLLFCVQLMVAKMILPLLGGSPSVWNTCQFFFQATLLVGYGYSHLTTKWFGVRRQSIFHIILLLLPIVFLPITLAKGWLPPHEANPIPWLLALLGFSVGVPFFVVSTSAPLIQKWFAGTDNPAGSDPYFLYTASNLGSMLGLLSYPIFIEPNFSLTRQSWLWAAGYVILLLLTVSCAVYLWKSKKGELEIEGSVSAAKTAGETLTRKLQIQWILLSFIPSSLLLGVTTYLTTDLAAIPLLWAVPLALYLLTFIFTFARKPVLPHNTLVTLLPLLLAPLIILSLLKLIQPLWLLLPLHLLVFFLITCVFHGNLARTRPSAKYLTGFYFWISFGGVLGGLFNAIAAPVLFPTVLEYPLLLLLSLLLLPNAGFEALKQQPEAEIKNSSVSNSSRRNIFLISIGLLTGALLIGLDFQNFPANLLGIFLSCILLFVIYDAFNIGKTRLGAGFALILMLSQFSLGSLGGVLYTERSFFGVNRVVQDRHSKYHSLLHGTTLHGKQSLDPERKKQPLTYFHPSGPVGQVFNSLNSAQRLSKVAVLGLGIGTLAAYSEPGQEWTFYEIDPAVEMLARNADYFTFLTDSKAPFSVVLGDARLRFLEAPNNYYDIIVMDAFSSDSIPVHLVTREAIQLYFSKLTSQGLLVINISNRYINLEPVLGTLAENLNLATLKQLDRDISPAEKAAGKSASHWVLLAQNRQDFGKLNNDPRWQSMPKSKDVPLWTDEFSNIFSVLRLKEQTKP; this is translated from the coding sequence ATGTTAATTCTTTTTTCTTTAACGCTGTTTGTTAGCGCTTTTCTGCTTTTCTGCGTACAACTAATGGTGGCTAAAATGATTTTGCCACTGTTAGGCGGTTCTCCCTCCGTTTGGAATACCTGCCAGTTTTTTTTTCAAGCAACTTTATTAGTCGGCTACGGATATTCCCATTTAACAACAAAATGGTTTGGAGTGCGCCGGCAATCCATTTTTCACATAATTCTGCTGTTACTGCCAATAGTTTTTTTACCCATAACTTTAGCAAAGGGTTGGCTACCACCTCATGAAGCTAATCCGATTCCTTGGTTACTCGCTTTGTTAGGTTTCTCGGTAGGAGTGCCCTTTTTTGTTGTTTCTACCAGTGCGCCTTTAATTCAAAAGTGGTTTGCCGGCACCGACAATCCTGCCGGTTCAGACCCTTATTTTCTTTATACTGCGAGTAATTTAGGCAGTATGTTAGGGCTGTTAAGCTATCCAATTTTTATTGAACCGAACTTCTCTTTAACTCGTCAAAGCTGGTTATGGGCTGCCGGCTATGTAATTCTGCTTTTACTTACAGTTAGCTGTGCAGTTTATCTGTGGAAGTCGAAAAAAGGTGAACTAGAAATAGAAGGATCTGTATCTGCTGCTAAAACTGCCGGCGAAACCTTGACGAGAAAGCTACAAATTCAATGGATATTGCTATCTTTTATCCCTTCTAGCTTACTTTTAGGCGTCACTACTTATTTAACAACTGATTTAGCCGCAATTCCGCTGTTATGGGCAGTTCCTTTAGCCCTTTATTTATTGACATTTATTTTTACATTTGCCCGGAAGCCGGTATTACCTCACAATACTTTGGTAACGCTTTTACCTTTATTGCTAGCGCCTTTAATTATCTTATCTTTACTCAAATTAATTCAGCCGCTTTGGTTATTGCTGCCTTTACATTTGCTGGTATTTTTTCTGATAACGTGTGTATTTCATGGCAACTTAGCCAGAACTCGCCCAAGTGCCAAATATCTCACCGGCTTTTATTTTTGGATATCCTTCGGCGGTGTTTTAGGGGGATTATTTAACGCAATTGCCGCCCCTGTGCTATTTCCAACTGTTCTAGAATATCCCCTCCTGTTACTGCTAAGTCTCTTGCTGCTGCCGAATGCCGGTTTTGAAGCCCTCAAACAGCAACCAGAAGCTGAAATTAAAAATTCATCGGTTTCTAATTCAAGCCGACGAAACATTTTCTTAATTAGCATCGGGCTTTTAACCGGCGCTTTGCTAATTGGTCTTGATTTCCAAAATTTCCCAGCTAATTTATTGGGAATTTTTTTGAGTTGTATCCTGTTATTTGTTATTTATGACGCATTTAATATTGGCAAAACCCGCCTGGGTGCCGGTTTCGCCTTAATTCTTATGTTAAGCCAGTTTTCCCTAGGAAGTTTAGGAGGTGTTCTCTACACTGAACGCAGTTTCTTTGGAGTAAACCGAGTCGTGCAAGACAGACATAGTAAATATCACAGTCTTTTGCACGGCACAACGTTGCATGGTAAACAAAGCCTCGATCCAGAACGCAAAAAACAACCTTTAACTTATTTTCATCCATCCGGGCCGGTGGGGCAAGTCTTCAACTCCTTAAATTCAGCACAACGTCTTTCTAAAGTTGCTGTCTTAGGGCTAGGAATTGGCACGCTTGCCGCTTACTCAGAACCAGGTCAAGAATGGACTTTTTATGAAATAGATCCTGCCGTAGAAATGCTTGCTCGCAATGCTGATTATTTTACATTCTTAACCGATTCAAAAGCGCCTTTCTCAGTTGTTTTAGGAGACGCGAGACTGCGATTTTTAGAAGCTCCCAACAATTATTACGATATCATTGTCATGGATGCCTTCAGCTCCGATTCAATACCTGTTCATTTAGTTACACGAGAAGCAATTCAGCTTTATTTTAGTAAATTAACCTCACAGGGATTGTTAGTCATTAACATTTCCAATCGTTACATAAACCTAGAGCCGGTGTTAGGTACATTAGCAGAGAATTTGAATTTAGCAACACTAAAACAATTAGACAGAGATATTTCACCGGCAGAAAAAGCAGCCGGTAAATCTGCCTCTCACTGGGTTTTACTCGCTCAGAACCGGCAAGACTTCGGTAAACTCAACAACGATCCGCGCTGGCAATCCATGCCCAAATCTAAAGACGTGCCATTATGGACAGATGAATTTTCCA